The following proteins come from a genomic window of Meles meles chromosome 1, mMelMel3.1 paternal haplotype, whole genome shotgun sequence:
- the DDX20 gene encoding probable ATP-dependent RNA helicase DDX20: MAAAFEAPAALATVEAAMPAERVASQLAASEPVPGPVRGLRTAHDVSGPRTRTGDVLLAEPADFESLLLSRPVLEGLRAAGFERPSPVQLKAIPLGRCGLDLIVQAKSGTGKTCVFSTIALDSLVLENLSTQILILAPTREIAVQIHSVITAIGIKMEGLECHVFIGGTPLSQDKTRLKKCHIAVGSPGRIKQLIELDYLNPGSIRLFILDEADKLLEEGSFQEQINWIYSSLPASKQMLAVSATYPEFLANALTKYMRDPTFVRLNSSDPSLIGLKQYYKIVNSYPLAHKIFEEKAQHLQELFSRIPFNQALVFSNLHSRAQHLADILSSKGFPAECISGNMNQNQRLDAMAKLKQFHCRVLISTDLTSRGIDAEKVNLVVNLDVPLDWETYMHRIGRAGRFGTLGLTVTYCCRGEEENVMMKIAQKCNINLLPLPDPIPSGLMEECLDWDVEVKAAMHTYGLASVPTQPLKKQIQKMERTFQTQKAHGNHMASSRNTSVPSLVVKSKNNTKQKLPVKSHSECRVIERAMSPKEVGCGIQLEEHTKTSVEISVENSTDQHQVKEALPASLPKIPCLSSFKIHLPYSLTFTELVEDYEHYIKEGLEKPVEIIRHYTGPGDQTVNPQNGFVRNRIPEERVPILASSSQSGDSESDSDSYSSRTSSQSKGNKSYLEGSSDTQLKDSESTPVDGHISLEQPLNGNDTLNPAEYQESPGIQTKARHKEGANQRAKQSRRNPPRRSSYRAPAEPQDDGWYDCHRETHPSFSDAYQDYEEYWRAYYRAWQEYYAAASQSYYWNAQRHPSWMAAYHMNTVYLQEMMRGNQ; encoded by the exons ATGGCGGCGGCGTTTGAAGCCCCAGCGGCCTTAGCGACGGTGGAGGCAGCTATGCCCGCGGAGCGTGTGGCCTCACAGCTCGCGGCCTCGGAGCCAGTCCCCGGGCCGGTGCGGGGCCTGCGGACGGCTCACGACGTCAGCGGTCCACGGACCCGCACGGGGGACGTGCTGCTGGCGGAGCCGGCCGACTTCGAGTCACTGCTGCTGTCGCGGCCGGTGCTGGAGGGGCTGCGCGCGGCTGGCTTCGAGCGGCCCTCGCCGGTGCAGCTCAAGGCCATCCCTCTGGGACGCTGCGGGCTTG atTTAATTGTTCAAGCCAAATCTGGCACTGGGAAAACCTGTGTGTTCTCTACTATTGCTTTGGACTCGCTTGTTCTTGAAAACCTAAGTACCCAG aTTTTGATCTTGGCTCCTACAAGAGAAATTGCTGTACAGATACATTCTGTTATTACAGCTATTGGAATAAAAATGGAAGGCTTAGAGTGTCATGTCTTTATTGGAGGGACTCCATTATCACAAGACAAAACCAGACTTAAAAAGTGTCATATTGCTGTTGGCTCTCCTG GCAGAATTAAACAACTGATAGAACTTGACTACTTGAATCCAGGCAGCATACGTCTGTTTATTCTTGATGAAGCAGATAAGCTTTTAGAAGAAGGCAGCTTCCAGGAGCAAATAAA CTGGATTTATTCTTCCTTGCCTGCCAGTAAACAGATGTTGGCAGTATCAGCTACCTACCCTGAATTTTTGGCTAATGCTTTGACAAAGTACATGAGAGATCCCACTTTTGTAAGACTAAATTCCAGTGATCCAAGTCTCATAG GTTTGAAGCAATATTACAAAATTGTCAATTCATACCCGTTGGCCCATAAGATTTTTGAGGAAAAGGCTCAGCATTTACAGGAACTGTTCAGCAGAATTCCATTTAATCAAGCCTTAGTCTTTTCTAATTTGCACAGCAG AGCACAACATTTGGCAGATATCCTTTCTTCTAAAGGCTTTCCTGCTGAGTGCATTTCAG GCAACATGAATCAGAATCAGCGTCTTGATGCTATGGCCAAACTGAAGCAGTTTCATTGCAGAGTCCTCATTTCCACAGATTTG ACTTCACGTGGGATTGATGCTGAGAAGGTGAACCTGGTTGTAAATCTGGATGTACCATTGGATTGGGAGACATACATGCATCGGATTGGCAGAGCTGGCcgttttg GTACTTTGGGGTTGACAGTGACCTACTGTTGTCGGGGAGAAGAAGAAAACGTGATGATGAAAATCGCCCAGAAATGTAACATCAACCTTCTGCCTTTACCAG ATCCCATTCCTTCTGGTCTAATGGAAGAATGTTTGGATTGGGACGTGGAGGTTAAAGCAGCTATGCATACGTATGGCTTAGCAAGTGTACCTACGCAGCCCTTAAAAAAGCAGATCCAAAAAATGGAGAGAACCTTTCAAACTCAGAAAGCTCATGGTAACCACATGGCTTCATCTAGAAATACTTCTGTACCTTCACTAGTAGTCAAatcaaaaaataatactaaacaGAAGCTTCCTGTGAAAAGCCATTCAGAGTGTAGAGTCATAGAAAGAGCAATGTCACCAAAAGAAGTGGGCTGTGGCATACAATTGGAAGAGCATACGAAGACTTCTGTTGAGATCTCTGTTGAAAACTCTACCGATCAGCACCAGGTCAAAGAAGCTTTACCTGCATCACTGCCCAAAATTCCTTGTCTGTCTTCCTTTAAAATCCATCTGCCATACTCTTTGACTTTTACAGAATTGGTAGAGGATTATGAACACTATATTAAAGAGGGGTTAGAGAAACCTGTGGAAATCATCAGGCATTACACGGGGCCTGGGGATCAGACTGTGAATCCTCAGAATGGTTTTGTAAGAAATAGAATTCCCGAGGAGAGAGTGCCGATACTGGCAAGTAGTAGTCAGTCTGGAGACTCAGAGAGTGACAGTGATTCTTACAGCTCGAGGACTTCTTCCCAGAGCAAAGGAAATAAGTCCTACTTGGAAGGCTCTTCAGATACTCAGCTGAAAGACTCGGAATCCACTCCTGTGGATGGTCATATCTCTTTGGAACAACCTCTGAATGGAAACGACACCCTTAATCCAGCAGAGTATCAAGAATCACCTGGAATCCAGACAAAAGCCAGGCATAAAGAGGGGGCTAACCAGAGAGCCAAGCAAAGCCGGAGAAACCCTCCCAGGCGGTCTTCCTATCGTGCACCGGCAGAACCTCAGGATGATGGTTGGTATGACTGCCACAGGGAAACCCATCCGAGTTTTTCTGATGCCTATCAGGATTATGAGGAGTACTGGAGGGCGTACTACAGGGCATGGCAGGAGTACTATGCTGCTGCTTCTCAGTCATATTACTGGAATGCTCAGAGGCATCCAAGCTGGATGGCAGCTTATCACATGAATACCGTTTATCTCCAAGAAATGATGCGAGGCAACCAGTGA